The Nocardia bhagyanarayanae region GCGGAGTTGGCGGCTGGCGGCCAGTTCGGCGGCGACGGCGGACATCCAGAAGTGCGCGTGCACCAAGTCGGGCCGATCCACCGACCACTGCTCGCGCAGGAAGGTGGCGAACTCGCCGAGATGCGGCAGGATGTCGTCCTTCGGAATGGGTTTCGCCGGACCCGCGGGCACGTGCACGACCCGATAACCAGCGTCGGTGGTGATCGTGGTGTCGAGTGCCGGATCGTCGCGGCGGGTGTACACCGTGACGTCGTGGTCGCGCCGGGCGAACGCCGCCGCCAGCTCGCCGACGTGCACGTTCTGTCCGCCCGCGTCGACTCCGCCGAGCTGGGCGAGTGGACTGGCGTGCTCGGAAACCATGGCGATTCTCACGAGGTGCTCCTTCCGTCGGCGCGAAGCGGAATGCTCGGCGTCGGGGCCGCGGACGAACTCGCTCGCCGCGCGCGGCGATGATCACGGTGGTGCCATGTGCGGCGCTTACCCGCTTTCCCTTCGGCCAATCGACGCGTCCGTGGAGCCCCCGGTCGGAGCGGGTAGGCGCCCTTGCCGATCGCTCGAGCCTGCGCGTGCCCGCTACCCGTGTGACGACAAGCCGTCGCTGGACGCGCTCGTCCGGATTCGCTCGATCATCGCCGAGGTCGACCGATCGGCGAGGTAGCCGAGCACCCTGACCTCGCCGCCGTAGGCGCGCACGATCGGCGACTCGGGCAGCGCCTCCGGCCGGTAGTCGCCGCCTTTGACGTACACGTCGGGTTCGGTCGCGCGCAGCAGCTCGATCGGGGTGTCCTCGTCGAAGACGGTGACGTGGTCGACGCAGCCGAGGGCGGCGAGCACCGCGCAGCGATCACCTTGCGGGTTCACCGGTCGATCCGGACCCTTCAGCTTGCGGACGGTGCGGTCGGAATTGACCGCCACCACCAGCACGTCGCCAAGGCGCTTGGCCTCGTCGAGATAGGCGATGTGCCCGGCGTGCAGGACGTCGAAACAGCCGTTGGTGAACACGATTCGCGCGCCCGCCGCGCGGTGGCGCCGGAGTGCCTCGATCAGCCGGTCGCGCGGCAGGATCGCACCGCCGCTGTCGACGATCGTCGCGTCGACCCGGTTCGCGGCCGCGGGGCCGAGTCCGTCGTCCTGGCTCATGTTTCCTCCCGCCCGGTCGGATATCCGCTTTCGCGATTCCACGCGCCGCGCACGTCAAACACCGAGCGCTGATCGGACCGGTGTCGAGCCGTCCGACAATCTAAACGGTTCGAATTGAGAGATTAAGCGAGGTCGCTTAACGTCGGTTCATGAGCGACAGGTGTTCCACATCGGATTCGACGGCCGGACGCGGGATTCGGTATGAGCTACGCTGATGGACCCATCACCCAGATCGCCTGGGTGACCGACGATATCGAGAAGGCGGAACGCTTCTTCGTCACGCATTTCGGCGTGCGGAAATGGGCGCGCATCCCCGACGTCGAATTCGGCCCGCGCACATGCGTATATCGCGGCCGCCCCGCCGATTTCACCGCGCACATCGCGCTGTCGTACCTCGACGACATCCAGCTCGAACTGATCCAGCCGGTCCGCGGCGAGAGCATCTACGCGGAGTTCCTCGCCCACCGCGGTCCCGGACTGCACCACGTGTGCTTCGAACCGGACGACTTCGACGCCGCCGTGGCCGCGGCCGAGCGCGACGGACTCACGGTGGTGCAGCGCGGAGACATGGCCGCGGACATGCGTTTCGCCTACGTCGACGGCGCCTCGGAGGGTGTGCCGTTCATCGAACTGGCCGAGATCGGCCCGACCATGCGGGCGTTCTTCGATCAGGTGCGGCGCTCGGCAACCTGACTCAGAGCCGCCAGCCTTCGCGCACCGATCGGCGGCAGCGGGTCCGCTCGTCGCCCGCCGCGACGAAAAGGGCGGTCAGCAGGGGGATGCCGTTCGCGAGGGTCTCGCGGGGAAGTGGGCCGGTGGCGACGAGGGAAGCGAGGCCGTGCCCGATGGTCCAGCTCTGGGTGGCCAGCTCCAGCGGATCCAGGCCGGACCCGATAGAGATCCGGATGCTCCAGAGCGTTGACCAGGTAGGCGGCCCCGAGCGCCGCGAGGTCGCGCACCGGATCGGCGGTCGCCGCCACCGCGGCGAGCCTGGCCGACAGCCGGGTGAAGCCCTCCTGCCGCAGT contains the following coding sequences:
- the rfaE2 gene encoding D-glycero-beta-D-manno-heptose 1-phosphate adenylyltransferase; amino-acid sequence: MSQDDGLGPAAANRVDATIVDSGGAILPRDRLIEALRRHRAAGARIVFTNGCFDVLHAGHIAYLDEAKRLGDVLVVAVNSDRTVRKLKGPDRPVNPQGDRCAVLAALGCVDHVTVFDEDTPIELLRATEPDVYVKGGDYRPEALPESPIVRAYGGEVRVLGYLADRSTSAMIERIRTSASSDGLSSHG
- a CDS encoding VOC family protein, which encodes MSYADGPITQIAWVTDDIEKAERFFVTHFGVRKWARIPDVEFGPRTCVYRGRPADFTAHIALSYLDDIQLELIQPVRGESIYAEFLAHRGPGLHHVCFEPDDFDAAVAAAERDGLTVVQRGDMAADMRFAYVDGASEGVPFIELAEIGPTMRAFFDQVRRSAT